Below is a genomic region from Medicago truncatula cultivar Jemalong A17 chromosome 3, MtrunA17r5.0-ANR, whole genome shotgun sequence.
ctttcttttcttcttcatcgCTTATATTCTCTTCAAAGACATCGTAAGCTTCTTCCTCTCcgtgttttattttatgattttttagcACCCATTTGCattatttgttgaaattttcGTTCTTTTTCATGTGGGCATATTGTTTCTCTTTTAATGTTTGAGAAATTAGGctaaaattttgcatttttcgTACTTGATTAGTTACTAAATTGAAAACTGGTTTGATGATTGATTTGATAATTATATCAAAAAGGTAGAGATTCTGATTCCAATTGGAATTGGTATATAGTTTGGATAAGCAGCTTAATTAAAGCGCTTATCATATAATTGCTTttgtataagctgtttttataacaTCAGatgaaataaagtcaaactattttcatataagctataagttgtttttgtaaGTTATCTAGAAGAGTATATAAACACCTCATCAGTTCTTTTGAACAGATTCACAAGTTTTTGTATgggtagataaactcaaataagtcaattcaaacaaacTCGTAATCATGTTAAATTACAATCAGCATGTTGGCTTTCGGTGTACCATGTTCTATGAAGCGCGGACGCCGACACAGGCATTAGACACGACACCAATAATAACAtgataaaatgacataattcagtgtaatcatAGGCGGTGTCAGACATCCATATGTCATGTGTGTCAGACACCAGAAGACCTAATCTGagaagtgtccgtgcttcataatTCATTCATATATGGTTGGTTTTGATAAGTGGAAGTTTTTGGCAACATGTCATCTTCTGTGTCATAACTTCCTCTACTCCCTCCCCTGTTTGTCTTGTAATTTTGCTTTTAGCAATAAGTTTCAATGACCGTTTTGCATAAACTGCAGACATCGAGACCTGAATACAATCAAGTATTTGTGAAGAAACCTGGTGGTGGACCAGAACTTTGGCCATTTTAAAGGAATTGATGCTTGGACAGGTTGGATGTCATCCGTGGAGTATTCTAAGCACACGCGTGTGATGATTTCACATATTTCCTTCTGTATTTGTATCTTTATATAAGGTAGGAAAAACAGGTGAAACTGCCACATATTTGTATGATGCTAATGTTACATTCTAGTTAGGTATAGCAAAATCAAGTAAAGAATGTCGACAATGGATTTTctgttgtttgtttctttttcaaattggATGGATTTGTCTCATTCTATATCTTGTTTCCGTTTAGCTTAGGAATAGAAATGCTCAGACCCTATTCATGCTCAGTTCTCAAATGTGGATTACAGTTTACTAATATTCCATGATCCTTATCTTTTTGGACATGATCCTTATCAAATGTTGAGAATGTATGTGTTTTGAGATGCTGACAATCTTAATTAGATATTAAGTTTAAGAAAGTATGAAGCAAAAAACACTTTAATATTTGACAATCTTTGTTGTCTgttatttcattttctctcgAACACACATTATCTGTATCAAGCTGATGTTTGTATTTTAACATCAACCTGGGGTTTCAAAGGTATTCATTTATTCTTACAACTTGTTTGGTTTAGATGATATGAAACAACATCATTGATGCTTACGGGgacttcaaacaaaaaataattttccatTCGCCATACTTTGATTGTAAGCCTCTCACAGTCACGAACCAAAGGAACTTGAGTTGCGTTCATGAGAAAGACAGACCTGCACTTGAATGTTGGATCTATTTGTGAGATGGATGTACGAATACTGTTAACCTTAGTGACATATTGGAAATGCAAACAAGTCCATATTTTGTAGAACTCAACATCAATATTGAACAGAGACAACACTAAAACTATAAGCATAGATTAAAGAAACAATATTCTGGGATCAATGAATAAATAACTCTTACTATGCTTGTCCATatcttttttcttcatcaaaaCAGGCTTTTATTTCTTCTACTAAAATGGCTTTTGAAACCTCAAAAAGCTTACAAAGAAACCAACAGGTTTGATAACAACACAATCCAAACTTAGCAAATGAAACTTAACAAAGGCATCTCTAAAATACCATTGAAAACAGACATTCTTCAAAAGAGTTTTTGTTCAACCACACTAGTTTTCCGCCTTGGCCATCTCAGATATTTTTTCTACAGGAACATTAGTTACTCCATTGTGAAATCCAATATCAGAAATCAATCTTCTATAGCAGTACATTCCACAACCAACCAATGTCAGACCACAATAACTGGAAGCCACAAATCGAAGTGATAAAGAAGCTATAGAATTAGCAGCGGCTGCGTAAGTTGCTGCTTGTCCACTTCCGCCTGCACTGCTGTTTGCAGCTGCAAGGAGGCCTGTTTTGCAGTAAATTATGACAATATTTTCTAAAACATGGGGACTCTTCAATATTTTCTATAACTCCCTAGCAAAATAATGACAATTAAAAGGGCATTAATGGCGAAAGGTcctttgaattgatttttgtttgtattaATTGTAtcaacttaatttaaaaaaattggtacaaatttttttttttaattttaaaatatacttgtaatatttcaattttctcatcaaatccttcaaaaatttgtgtaacaaaaaaaaaaaaaacttcaaatttgcATAAACGGGTGACTCTCGACTTTTTAGTGGGAAAATAACAAGTAGCGCCAGACAATACCAATCATTTAAACTAGGTTGAACAACTAACCCAAACTGACAAATCAAGAACAAATATTATTCATAAACtgagggaaaaaaaataaagtctcGTGCTAAATAGGAAGTGCTAAacaaatcttcttttttttttctccttctaccaagaaaaaacaaatacccacagtttttgtcaaaattgtCACATAGTGAGATATGTCAAAAAAATTGCTGGTATAGTGCCTCCTTCTAGCTGCAATTCGAATAACATACCAATCTGGAAGTTATCATCTTATGGCTAATTTTCTATAAAATCTGACGTATGCTTTGATGCGCATTGAGTCTCCTGGTCCTACTCCGAATCTTTTATTCAGAACAATTTAGAATTGGCAAGGTCCTATCAGACTTGGAAGTTGGAACTTTCCTTTGGAAGTGAATTTATGGTAGATTACTTACTAATGAAGAAAGGTTTAAGAGGAAAATGACCACATACTACTAAGGATATTGGTGAGGGAAGTTCAAATTGGTTTACTACTACTTTCGCAGTTGTTGTGAATGCTATTTGGAGAGATAGCAATAAACTTATCTTCTCTGAGAGACTCATATAGAAGATGATCTTCGGGTGAAAATTAATCAAGTGCAATGGATTGATAAGGAAATTACGCATTCCCCTAATTTCAGATTTGATCAGAGACAATGGAGGCGGATTGGTTGGTCTCCTCCACCCCTACATGTTGTTAAGGTCAATATGGAGGGATCATCTGTTCTAATCGAAGTTTCATTCAAGGATATTTCTGCAACCTGGGAGCTTGTACTGCTTTCAATGCCGAGCTTCGTGCTCTCTTATGGTAGTAAGTGTGCTGGAGAGCTTAATCTTCCTGCCGTTATTTTTGTCTGATTCAGCGATGGTTGCTCTTGGATGGTTCAGTCCAAAACGACATCCTCCTTACTTTTTAAATTTCTCCTTGACGAGTTTCATGCCTTACTCAACTCTTCAGCTTGGGATTTCTCTATCCATCATATCTAACGTGAAGCGAATGCTTGCGCAGATCTTCCTGGTGATTGTGGCATGGAAGTTGGCTTGGTGGTTGAGACTTAAGTTCTAGTTTTCCTTATTCAAGCATTTTAACTCAATGATTATAGGGGCATTAGTTATCCACATTTTAACTCAATAGAAGGGCTGAAAGGAACCTATTCACGCTCAAATCTCATACGTTGTTTACAGTTCACTAATATTCCATAAGgcataaatattttatctttatttggAGATGATGACAAATTTAATTGGAGatgatgaaaaaagataaaggaataTCTAAAAGCATTAATATTTGACATTCTTTTTTGTCAATCATTTTCATTGCCATACAAACACACATTTTCTGCATCACAAGTTGATGAAGCAACTCTACTTGTTTAACTAAAGCTGTTGATGCTTATATTGTACAAATAGCAACCTGGTTTGAAAAGTATTGATTTATTCTTATAACAACTTGTTTGTTAATATGATATCAGAAGCATGAGCATCATTGAAACTTTGATTGAAAGACTCTCAATCATGAAATGGAACGACAGAAAAACCTAAGTCACCTTACAAAGATAGACCTCACTTTAATCTTTTTGTCAGATGGAAGTTTACTGTTATCCTTAATTATCCTTAATGACAATATGACATGAGAAATCACAAACAAGTCCATACTGGCAAATGACCAAcagttgattaaaaaaaacttgtactTGCATGACTAATTAGAAcccaaagagaaaaatattgtgCTTGTCCActttttttcaccaaaacaaGCTTTTCTTGCATGACACAAATTTCGCACATGGCACAATTTGATTAATTTCCCTACTGCTACGATATCCAATATCAGAAACCAATCTATCACAGCTGTATGTTGCACAACCAATCAATGGCTTATATATCGGAACAAAATATCCTAGTGCTGTAGAAGCAATGGATATAGCACCAGCCCAGTAGGATGCTGCTTGTCCACTTCCACCTTCACTACTAAGAAAGCCTGTTTTGCAATAAATTGCAAAATCTTCACAATTATTCTTATAGAAATGGTAGTCACCA
It encodes:
- the LOC11406721 gene encoding uncharacterized protein; this translates as MARRRVETQNESLLTRIVDSIFAFVRNAEFEILFFLFFFIAYILFKDITSRPEYNQVFVKKPGGGPELWPF